A single Streptomyces sp. 2114.4 DNA region contains:
- a CDS encoding aldehyde dehydrogenase family protein yields the protein MTSTTLPTTEDLRTRARDSLAALGVTVPDGDDFSARSPITGDDLFGLRAATAADTEEAIAATREAFLTWRTTPAPRRGELVRRLGELLRDHKGELADLITIEAGKIRSEALGEVQEMIDICDFAVGLSRQLYGRTIASERPGHRLAETWHPLGVVGVISAFNFPAAVWSWNTAVALACGDTVIWKPSELTPLISLACDRLLAQAAEDVGAPRDVHRLLLGDRTTGEKLVDDPRIALISATGSTRMGREVGPRVAARFGRSLLELGGNNAAVVAPSADLDLAVQGIVFAAAGTAGQRCTTLRRLIVHRDIADTLIARLTAAYRKLPIGDPFDESTLVGPLISTTALDAMQDALTRAQAEGGKILAGGNRRLADAAPRAGYAEPVLVRVDAQTDVVREETFAPILYVQTYDTLEEAIALHNDVPQGLSSSIFTRDQQEAELFLSAEGSDCGIANVNIGTSGAEIGGAFGGEKETGGGRESGSDAWRAYMRSATNTINYSSRLALAQNVSFL from the coding sequence ATGACCAGCACCACCCTCCCCACCACCGAGGACCTGCGCACCCGTGCCCGCGACAGCCTCGCCGCCCTCGGCGTCACCGTCCCGGACGGCGACGACTTCTCGGCCCGCAGCCCCATCACGGGTGACGACCTCTTCGGCCTGCGCGCGGCCACCGCCGCCGACACCGAGGAGGCCATCGCCGCCACCCGCGAGGCGTTCCTCACCTGGCGCACCACCCCCGCGCCCCGTCGCGGTGAACTCGTCCGCCGCCTGGGTGAGTTGCTGCGCGACCACAAGGGCGAGCTGGCCGACCTGATCACCATCGAGGCGGGCAAGATCCGCTCCGAGGCGCTCGGTGAGGTCCAGGAAATGATCGACATCTGCGACTTCGCCGTCGGCCTGTCCCGCCAGCTCTACGGCCGCACCATCGCCTCCGAGCGCCCCGGCCACCGCCTCGCCGAGACCTGGCACCCGCTGGGCGTGGTCGGCGTCATCTCCGCGTTCAACTTCCCCGCCGCGGTGTGGTCGTGGAACACCGCCGTCGCGCTGGCCTGCGGTGACACCGTGATCTGGAAGCCCTCGGAGCTCACCCCGCTGATCTCCCTGGCCTGCGACCGGCTGCTGGCACAGGCCGCCGAGGACGTCGGCGCCCCACGCGACGTGCACCGCCTGCTGCTGGGCGACCGCACCACCGGCGAAAAGCTTGTCGACGACCCCCGTATCGCGCTGATCAGCGCCACCGGCTCGACCCGCATGGGCCGCGAGGTCGGCCCGCGCGTCGCCGCCCGCTTCGGGCGCAGCCTGCTCGAACTCGGCGGCAACAACGCGGCCGTGGTCGCGCCCTCCGCCGACCTCGACCTCGCCGTGCAGGGCATCGTCTTCGCCGCGGCCGGCACCGCGGGCCAACGCTGCACCACCCTGCGCCGTCTCATCGTCCACCGGGACATCGCCGACACCCTCATCGCCCGGCTGACCGCCGCCTACCGGAAGCTCCCCATCGGCGACCCGTTCGACGAGAGCACCCTCGTCGGACCGCTGATCTCCACCACGGCCCTGGACGCCATGCAGGACGCCCTCACCCGGGCCCAGGCCGAGGGCGGCAAGATCCTCGCGGGCGGCAACCGGCGCCTCGCCGACGCCGCGCCCCGGGCCGGTTACGCCGAGCCGGTCCTCGTCCGCGTCGACGCACAGACCGACGTCGTCCGCGAGGAGACCTTCGCCCCCATCCTGTATGTGCAGACCTACGACACCCTGGAGGAGGCCATCGCCCTGCACAACGACGTCCCGCAGGGCCTCTCGTCCAGCATCTTCACCCGCGATCAGCAGGAGGCCGAGCTCTTCCTGTCCGCGGAGGGCTCCGACTGCGGCATCGCCAATGTCAACATCGGCACCTCCGGCGCCGAGATCGGCGGGGCCTTCGGCGGGGAGAAGGAGACCGGCGGCGGCCGGGAGTCCGGTTCCGACGCCTGGCGCGCCTACATGCGCTCCGCCACCAACACCATCAACTACTCCAGCCGGCTCGCCCTGGCCCAGAACGTCAGCTTCCTGTAG
- a CDS encoding FAD-binding oxidoreductase — MSSTSRTVPPTADVVIVGGGVMGTSIAFHLAEAGVSDVVVIERGELAGGSSGKPIGGVRAQFSDPLNIALGSRSLRAWQDFEQRPGADIRLDSVGYLFLLTSDQQAADFETAVRLQNGLGVPSRMIGPHEAQRLCPYVSTDGLVAAAYSPTDGHARPQLAVQGYARAAAGAGVTFATHTTVTGLDTAGDRVTAVHTDHGRIACSTVICTAGAWSARLGEMAGVHLPVRPVRRQLAFTAPLAPPAPRIPFTIDFASTAYFHNSDDGLLFGLADPGQDEGFDTTWTPDWLALFRAAARRRAPALAGMETTGGWAGLYEVTPDHNALIGRAGAPHNFLYATGFSGHGFLQAPAVGEIVRDLYLERTPFVDVTPFSADRFTAGAEIRPEIHVV, encoded by the coding sequence ATGTCATCCACCTCCCGCACCGTGCCGCCGACCGCCGACGTCGTGATCGTCGGCGGCGGTGTGATGGGCACCAGCATCGCGTTCCACCTGGCCGAGGCCGGGGTGTCCGACGTCGTCGTCATCGAGCGCGGCGAGCTGGCCGGCGGCAGCTCGGGCAAACCGATCGGCGGAGTGCGGGCGCAGTTCTCCGACCCGCTCAACATCGCCCTGGGCAGCAGGAGTCTGCGCGCCTGGCAGGACTTCGAACAGCGTCCCGGCGCGGACATCCGGCTGGACAGCGTCGGCTATCTCTTCCTGCTCACCAGCGACCAGCAGGCCGCGGACTTCGAGACCGCCGTCCGCCTCCAGAACGGCCTCGGCGTACCCAGCCGCATGATCGGCCCCCACGAAGCACAGCGGCTGTGTCCCTACGTCAGCACCGACGGGCTGGTGGCCGCCGCCTACTCCCCGACCGACGGCCACGCCCGTCCCCAACTCGCCGTCCAGGGCTATGCGCGCGCTGCCGCGGGCGCGGGCGTCACGTTCGCCACGCACACCACCGTCACCGGCCTCGATACCGCCGGTGACCGGGTCACGGCCGTCCACACCGATCACGGCCGGATCGCCTGCTCCACGGTCATCTGCACCGCGGGCGCCTGGTCCGCGCGGCTCGGCGAGATGGCGGGCGTCCACCTCCCGGTGCGCCCGGTGCGCCGCCAGCTCGCCTTCACCGCGCCGCTCGCGCCGCCCGCCCCGCGTATCCCCTTCACCATCGACTTCGCCTCGACCGCCTACTTCCACAACAGCGACGACGGCCTGCTGTTCGGCCTCGCCGACCCCGGACAGGACGAGGGCTTCGACACCACCTGGACCCCGGACTGGCTCGCACTCTTCCGTGCCGCCGCACGGCGCAGGGCGCCCGCCCTCGCCGGGATGGAGACCACCGGCGGCTGGGCCGGACTGTACGAGGTCACCCCGGACCACAACGCACTGATCGGACGGGCCGGCGCGCCGCACAACTTCCTGTACGCCACCGGGTTCTCCGGCCACGGCTTCCTGCAGGCCCCCGCCGTCGGCGAGATCGTGCGCGACCTCTACCTGGAGCGCACACCGTTCGTCGACGTCACCCCCTTCAGCGCCGACCGCTTCACGGCCGGTGCCGAGATCCGCCCCGAAATCCACGTGGTGTGA
- a CDS encoding amino acid permease, giving the protein MVRTLGLTQLTMIGIGAIIGAGIFSLAAAVARDVAGPAVLVSFLVAGAASLCAAFAYAEFAGMVPKAGSSYTYCAAVLGEIVGWIVGWDLLLEYTAIVAVVAIGMSGYLGFLLQAVGIHLPVWALGAPGTGAGHRVDLLAMAICLGVAWLLTRGTRTSARVETVLTLIKIGIVLLVIVVGFTKVKTGNLHPFAPFGFGGAFTGAATVFFAVFGYDALSTAAEESVEARRKLPKAMMLSLAVSMVLYVLVCIVLTGMQRYSELNPNSGISSAFQSVGLSGLANVIAVGAVIGIVTVTFSFMMGASRLWYALSRDGLMPAWFGAIHPRRKVPHHATWLIGGVSAALAGLLPINAVAELTNIGVLLAFVVVSASVLVLRYRKPHLKRGFRCPGMPVVPVLGMAFSVWLMSFLQWETWVRLGGWLVVGLVIYATYGYRRTRRVMPGGSVDLDALDRMSDSDASEPAPLR; this is encoded by the coding sequence ATGGTGCGCACGCTCGGCCTCACCCAGCTGACAATGATCGGCATCGGCGCCATTATCGGGGCCGGGATCTTCAGCCTGGCCGCGGCCGTCGCCCGGGACGTCGCCGGTCCCGCCGTCCTGGTCTCGTTCCTGGTGGCCGGGGCCGCCTCGCTCTGTGCGGCCTTCGCCTATGCCGAGTTCGCCGGGATGGTGCCGAAGGCAGGCTCGTCCTACACCTACTGCGCCGCGGTCCTGGGGGAGATCGTCGGCTGGATCGTGGGCTGGGACCTGCTCCTGGAGTACACCGCCATCGTCGCCGTCGTGGCGATCGGGATGTCGGGCTACCTGGGATTTCTGCTGCAAGCGGTCGGCATCCATCTGCCGGTCTGGGCCCTGGGCGCCCCCGGCACCGGCGCCGGCCACCGGGTGGACCTGCTCGCGATGGCGATCTGCCTCGGCGTGGCCTGGCTGCTGACCCGCGGCACCCGCACCTCGGCCCGGGTGGAGACGGTGCTGACCCTCATCAAGATCGGCATCGTGCTGCTGGTGATCGTGGTGGGCTTCACCAAGGTCAAGACCGGCAACCTGCATCCCTTCGCGCCGTTCGGCTTCGGCGGGGCCTTCACCGGGGCCGCCACGGTCTTCTTCGCCGTGTTCGGCTATGACGCGCTGAGTACGGCCGCGGAGGAGTCGGTGGAGGCACGGCGCAAGCTGCCGAAGGCGATGATGCTGTCGCTGGCGGTCTCCATGGTGCTGTACGTGCTGGTCTGCATCGTGCTCACCGGGATGCAGCGCTACAGCGAGCTCAACCCGAACAGCGGGATTTCCAGCGCGTTCCAGAGCGTGGGGCTGAGCGGGCTGGCCAATGTGATCGCCGTCGGCGCGGTCATCGGCATCGTCACCGTGACCTTCTCCTTCATGATGGGTGCCTCCCGCCTGTGGTACGCGCTCAGCCGTGACGGGCTGATGCCCGCCTGGTTCGGCGCCATCCACCCCCGGCGCAAGGTGCCGCACCATGCCACCTGGCTGATCGGTGGGGTGTCCGCGGCGCTGGCGGGGCTGCTGCCCATCAACGCGGTCGCGGAACTCACCAATATCGGGGTGCTGCTGGCGTTCGTGGTGGTCTCCGCTTCCGTGCTGGTCCTGCGCTACCGCAAGCCGCACCTCAAGCGCGGTTTCCGCTGTCCGGGCATGCCGGTGGTGCCCGTCCTGGGGATGGCCTTCTCCGTCTGGCTGATGTCGTTCCTGCAGTGGGAGACCTGGGTGCGGCTCGGCGGCTGGCTGGTCGTCGGCCTGGTCATCTACGCCACGTACGGCTACCGCCGCACCCGCAGGGTCATGCCGGGAGGCTCGGTGGATCTCGACGCCCTGGACCGGATGTCCGACTCCGACGCGTCCGAGCCCGCACCCCTCCGCTGA
- a CDS encoding LysR family transcriptional regulator produces the protein MLKPLHLLTLKAVVRSASFALAARDLGYTASAISQQISALEKETGLVLFEREAHGIRPTAAAHRLVDLSTHVLAAMEDLDHHVQELATGATGRLRLGSFPTADVRLVPAALSALVESHPRARIQLEEGEPEELVTALSHGDLDVALVYEYGLSPRQWPDGLTCHQLLREDLVLLRARDSGLAAQLSQLAGARWITSREDTAGARSFVRLCAAAGFEAAVAFRSNNYAVVRELVSAGLGVAVVPALGHVPGDGIEATRVTQRSAHRTVMALHRSENSNPLLPAVISCLRRAVPDGEPYVHPACEE, from the coding sequence TTGCTGAAGCCACTGCATCTGCTCACCCTCAAGGCCGTCGTCCGCAGCGCCTCGTTCGCCCTCGCGGCCCGCGACCTCGGTTACACCGCCTCCGCCATCTCGCAGCAGATCTCCGCGCTGGAGAAGGAGACCGGCCTGGTGCTCTTCGAGCGGGAGGCGCACGGGATCCGCCCCACCGCCGCGGCCCACCGCCTGGTCGATCTCAGTACCCATGTGCTGGCGGCCATGGAGGACCTGGACCACCACGTCCAGGAGCTCGCCACCGGCGCCACCGGCCGGCTGCGGCTGGGCAGCTTTCCCACGGCCGATGTACGGCTGGTGCCCGCCGCCCTGTCCGCGCTCGTCGAAAGCCATCCGCGGGCCCGGATCCAGCTGGAGGAGGGCGAGCCCGAAGAACTCGTCACCGCGCTCAGCCATGGCGATCTCGATGTGGCGCTCGTCTACGAGTACGGGCTCAGCCCCCGCCAGTGGCCCGACGGCCTGACCTGCCATCAACTGCTGCGCGAGGACCTGGTGCTGCTCAGGGCCCGTGACAGCGGCCTGGCCGCCCAGCTGTCCCAGCTGGCCGGGGCCCGCTGGATCACCAGCCGGGAGGACACCGCCGGGGCCCGGTCCTTCGTCCGCCTCTGTGCGGCCGCGGGGTTCGAGGCCGCCGTCGCCTTCCGCAGCAACAACTACGCCGTGGTGCGGGAGCTGGTGTCCGCGGGGCTCGGGGTGGCTGTCGTCCCGGCGCTCGGCCACGTTCCCGGTGACGGGATCGAAGCGACCCGGGTCACCCAGCGCTCCGCACACCGCACGGTGATGGCGCTGCACCGCAGCGAGAACAGCAACCCGTTGCTCCCCGCGGTGATCAGCTGTCTGCGCCGTGCGGTGCCCGACGGCGAGCCGTATGTGCACCCCGCGTGCGAGGAGTGA
- a CDS encoding VOC family protein translates to MISQWQLRAAFAQRLSDMYGREVPAYTTLVDVSREVNEDVLRAQGADAERLGSIGRVTAERHGAIRVGSPEEMRQVARIFGALGMYPVGFYDLREAAASAIPVVSTAFRPVDAGELARNPFRVFTSLLTPADPRFFDPDLRARLENFLAARRLFPPELLALADRAESAGELPEADAERFLHLAVQAFELSPEPVDQAWYATLERISAVAADIGGVGSTHINHLTPRVLDIDELYRRMTERGIEMIDTIQGPPRWKGPDVLLRQTSFRALAEPRAMRTPDGSVISGSLRVRFGEVEARGIALSREGRARYDRLLARVDDRAAGLPPADRAALARRLWAEELPDTEQGLAAAGLAHFTYHVAPERPRDGSRPPAGLGDLLEQGWLRAEPLVYEDFLPRSAAGIFQSNLSDEGSRNSDQQGSAYDSAWLSGVLGRDVLDPFDLYEEQQNRSLAQAARELGLDGTPV, encoded by the coding sequence ATGATCAGCCAGTGGCAACTGCGCGCCGCGTTCGCCCAGCGGCTCTCGGACATGTACGGGCGGGAGGTGCCCGCCTACACCACGCTCGTGGACGTCTCCCGCGAGGTCAACGAGGACGTGCTGCGGGCACAGGGCGCCGATGCCGAGCGCCTGGGATCCATCGGCCGGGTGACCGCGGAGCGGCACGGCGCCATCCGCGTCGGCTCTCCGGAGGAAATGCGCCAGGTCGCCCGTATTTTCGGCGCCCTGGGGATGTACCCGGTCGGTTTCTACGATCTGCGGGAGGCCGCCGCCAGCGCGATCCCCGTCGTGTCGACCGCTTTCCGCCCCGTCGACGCCGGGGAACTGGCCCGTAATCCCTTCCGCGTCTTCACCTCCCTGCTCACCCCCGCCGACCCCCGGTTCTTCGACCCCGACCTGCGCGCCCGCCTGGAGAACTTCCTCGCCGCCCGCCGGCTCTTCCCCCCGGAACTGCTCGCCCTCGCCGACCGCGCGGAAAGCGCCGGGGAGTTGCCCGAAGCGGACGCCGAACGGTTCCTCCACCTCGCCGTGCAGGCCTTCGAACTCTCCCCCGAGCCCGTCGACCAGGCGTGGTACGCCACCCTGGAACGGATCTCCGCCGTCGCCGCGGACATCGGGGGCGTGGGCAGCACCCACATCAACCACCTCACCCCCCGCGTCCTGGACATCGACGAGCTCTACCGGCGGATGACCGAGCGCGGCATCGAGATGATCGACACCATCCAGGGCCCACCCCGCTGGAAGGGTCCCGACGTCCTGCTGCGCCAGACCTCCTTCCGGGCGCTCGCCGAGCCCCGCGCGATGCGCACCCCGGACGGCAGCGTGATCAGCGGATCCCTGCGGGTGCGCTTCGGTGAGGTCGAAGCCCGCGGTATCGCCCTCAGCCGCGAGGGCCGGGCCCGCTACGACCGGCTGCTCGCCCGCGTCGACGACCGGGCCGCCGGTCTGCCCCCTGCCGACCGGGCCGCACTCGCCCGCCGCCTGTGGGCGGAGGAACTGCCCGACACCGAGCAGGGGCTGGCCGCGGCGGGCCTGGCGCACTTCACCTACCACGTGGCGCCGGAGCGCCCACGTGACGGCAGCCGCCCGCCCGCCGGGCTCGGTGACCTGCTGGAACAGGGCTGGCTCCGGGCCGAACCGCTGGTCTACGAGGACTTCCTGCCGCGCTCCGCGGCCGGCATCTTCCAGTCCAACCTCAGCGACGAGGGCTCCAGGAACAGCGACCAGCAGGGTTCCGCCTACGACAGCGCCTGGCTCTCCGGCGTCCTCGGCCGCGACGTCCTGGATCCGTTCGACCTCTACGAGGAGCAGCAGAACCGCTCCCTCGCGCAGGCCGCCCGGGAACTCGGACTCGACGGCACGCCCGTCTGA
- a CDS encoding LysR family transcriptional regulator, translated as MDWTSAQLRSLVELTRRGTITAAAQALGYTPGGVSQQIAALEKAAGTELLRRVGRRVELTDAGRTLACHAERILSTEAEAVEALERTRHEISGVLHVGLFATAAAEILPPALQEVRQVHPRLAVHSRDMEVDEVHDAVASGAVDLALGLDYPDVPLPREPALQVRQLYRERFSLAVPAGSMAGREVIGLADTQDLGWILPSADSYYGRAVRTACRRAGVEPRVQHEVTDTAATLALVEAGIGVSTVTDLMLGLRASRLDVVRLREKVERHIVVLFRSSVEHRPTVAALVDVLRSVSGARHGTPARRAP; from the coding sequence ATGGACTGGACGAGTGCCCAGCTGCGGTCCCTGGTGGAGCTGACCAGGCGTGGAACGATCACCGCGGCGGCCCAGGCCCTTGGATACACGCCCGGCGGCGTCTCCCAGCAGATCGCCGCGCTGGAGAAGGCCGCGGGCACGGAGCTGCTGCGGCGGGTCGGGCGGCGGGTGGAGCTGACCGATGCCGGCCGCACGCTGGCGTGTCACGCCGAGCGGATCCTGTCGACGGAGGCGGAAGCCGTCGAGGCTCTGGAGCGCACCCGGCACGAGATCTCCGGGGTGCTGCACGTCGGGCTGTTCGCCACGGCAGCCGCGGAGATCCTGCCGCCGGCGCTGCAGGAGGTGCGCCAGGTCCATCCCCGGCTCGCGGTGCACAGCCGCGATATGGAGGTGGACGAGGTGCACGACGCGGTCGCGTCCGGAGCGGTGGACCTGGCGCTCGGCCTCGATTACCCGGATGTGCCCCTTCCGCGGGAGCCCGCCCTGCAGGTGCGGCAGCTCTACCGCGAGCGGTTCTCGCTGGCGGTACCTGCCGGGTCGATGGCGGGCCGGGAAGTGATCGGCCTGGCCGATACGCAGGACCTGGGGTGGATCCTGCCGTCCGCCGACAGCTACTACGGCCGTGCGGTGCGCACGGCCTGCCGGCGCGCGGGCGTCGAACCCCGGGTCCAGCACGAGGTCACCGACACCGCGGCCACGCTGGCACTGGTCGAGGCGGGGATCGGGGTGAGCACGGTGACGGATCTGATGCTCGGTCTGCGCGCCTCCCGCCTCGATGTCGTACGGCTGCGGGAGAAGGTCGAGCGGCACATCGTGGTGCTGTTCCGCTCCTCCGTCGAGCACCGGCCCACGGTGGCGGCGCTGGTCGACGTCCTGCGGTCGGTGTCCGGTGCCCGGCACGGCACACCGGCCCGCCGCGCCCCGTAG
- a CDS encoding FAD-binding and (Fe-S)-binding domain-containing protein: MTSTDRGVDSLDAAAVAEALDHGDCGRVAGDAGHRAQYASDASNYRQIPLAVVFPRERQHVLNALRVCRRLGVPVTARGAGTSTSGQAVGPGVVLDFSRYFNRLTALDPHARTATVQPGIVLDDLQSAAAEHGLVFGADPSTHSRCTLGGMIGNNACGSHSLAWGRTADNIVELEVVTYRGTVVRLGEMTREEIDAAVAAGDDRGELIAALHRLAQANLATLRTELGQFPRQVSGYALEQLLPERRFHLARALVGSEGTLAVVLSATVRLISPPPARALVVLGFSDAGAAADAVPALLRHQPLALEGLDRGLTDIVTRPATRTTIDTLPTARAWLFAELGGTADTLSRQAEALAGTAHGAARCTGSEIVTDPARARSLWRIREDGAGLATRLPPGTGTEGGAEAWPGWEDAAVPPEQLGSYLRKFTDLLQRHELQGAVYGHFGEGCLHVRINFDFTTEQGTAVFRTFLADAAHLVAVHGGSLSGEHGDGQARSALLPLMYGPDVIALFEEFKNIWDPDNGLNPGMIVRPLPVDGNLRVSPHRAPLPLATVFPFHSDDGDFTKATRRCVGVGKCRSTVHRGDVMCPSYRVTRDEKDSTRGRARLLYEMTQGEVITDGWRSTEVRDALDLCLSCKGCSADCPVGVDMATYKSEFLHHHYKGRLRPASHYTMGWLPLLSRAAARIPGLVNALTSSRLAPALKRLGGIAPQRDLPRFAAQTFLTWLRHRTPGGDGRRGPVLLWVDSFNNHFSPEVLRAGVAVLEDAGYRVQVPEGTQCCGLTWLTTGQLGVARRIARRTVTALAPAVRAGIPVVGLEPSCTAALKSDLPELLDGDEEARALSRATRTLAELLVHHTPGWQPPRIEARSLSQTHCHQHATSGFGADSTLLARMGIDNTTLDSGCCGLAGNFGFERGHYDVSVAAGEQVLLPAVRSAAADTRILADGFSCRTQIAQQTPRSGIHLAELIAQALPPSDTSS, encoded by the coding sequence GTGACCTCGACAGACCGGGGCGTCGACAGCCTCGACGCGGCAGCGGTGGCCGAAGCCCTCGACCACGGGGACTGCGGCAGGGTCGCCGGCGATGCCGGTCACCGGGCCCAGTACGCGTCCGATGCCTCGAACTACCGCCAGATCCCGCTCGCCGTGGTCTTCCCCCGCGAGCGGCAGCACGTCCTCAACGCCCTGCGGGTGTGCCGTCGCCTGGGGGTGCCGGTCACCGCACGCGGCGCGGGTACCAGCACCTCCGGGCAGGCCGTCGGACCCGGTGTGGTGCTCGACTTCTCCCGCTACTTCAACCGGCTGACGGCGCTGGATCCGCACGCCCGGACCGCGACCGTGCAGCCCGGCATCGTCCTGGACGACCTGCAGAGCGCTGCCGCCGAGCACGGTCTGGTGTTCGGCGCCGATCCCTCCACCCACAGCCGCTGCACCCTGGGAGGCATGATCGGCAACAATGCGTGCGGCTCGCACTCGCTCGCCTGGGGACGCACTGCCGACAACATCGTCGAACTCGAAGTGGTCACCTACCGCGGCACGGTGGTCCGGCTCGGCGAGATGACCCGGGAGGAGATCGACGCGGCCGTGGCCGCGGGAGACGACCGCGGAGAGCTGATCGCCGCCCTGCACCGGCTCGCCCAGGCCAATCTGGCCACGCTCCGCACCGAACTGGGGCAGTTCCCCCGGCAGGTGTCGGGCTATGCGCTGGAACAGCTGCTGCCCGAGCGGCGCTTCCACCTCGCCAGGGCCCTGGTCGGCAGCGAGGGCACCCTCGCCGTCGTGCTCTCGGCGACCGTCCGCCTCATCTCACCTCCCCCCGCACGGGCCCTGGTCGTCCTCGGTTTCTCGGACGCCGGCGCCGCGGCCGACGCGGTCCCCGCACTGCTCCGGCACCAGCCGCTGGCCCTGGAAGGACTCGACCGCGGACTGACCGACATCGTCACCCGGCCCGCGACCAGGACCACCATCGACACCCTCCCCACCGCCCGGGCCTGGCTGTTCGCGGAACTCGGCGGCACCGCGGACACCCTGTCCCGGCAGGCCGAAGCGCTGGCCGGGACCGCGCACGGGGCCGCCCGCTGCACCGGCAGCGAGATCGTCACCGATCCCGCACGCGCCCGCAGCCTGTGGCGCATCCGCGAGGACGGTGCGGGTCTGGCCACCCGCCTGCCCCCGGGGACCGGGACCGAAGGCGGGGCCGAGGCCTGGCCCGGATGGGAGGACGCCGCCGTCCCGCCCGAGCAACTGGGCTCCTACCTCCGCAAGTTCACCGACCTGCTGCAGCGCCACGAGCTGCAGGGCGCCGTCTACGGCCACTTCGGCGAGGGCTGTCTGCACGTCCGTATCAACTTCGACTTCACCACCGAGCAGGGCACCGCCGTCTTCCGCACCTTCCTCGCCGACGCCGCCCACCTGGTCGCCGTACACGGTGGTTCGCTGTCCGGGGAACACGGCGACGGCCAGGCCCGCTCGGCGCTCCTGCCCCTGATGTACGGGCCCGACGTCATCGCCCTGTTCGAGGAGTTCAAGAACATCTGGGACCCGGACAACGGCCTCAACCCCGGCATGATCGTGCGGCCGCTGCCCGTCGACGGCAACCTGCGCGTCAGCCCGCACCGCGCTCCCCTGCCCCTGGCCACGGTCTTCCCCTTCCACTCCGACGACGGCGACTTCACCAAGGCCACCCGCCGCTGCGTCGGCGTCGGCAAGTGCCGCTCCACCGTCCACCGCGGCGACGTGATGTGTCCCAGCTACCGGGTCACGCGGGACGAGAAGGACTCCACCCGCGGCCGCGCCAGGCTCCTGTACGAGATGACCCAGGGTGAAGTGATCACCGACGGCTGGCGTTCCACCGAGGTCCGCGACGCCCTGGATCTGTGCCTGTCGTGCAAGGGGTGCAGCGCCGACTGCCCTGTCGGCGTCGACATGGCCACCTACAAGTCGGAATTCCTCCACCACCACTACAAGGGCCGCCTGCGACCCGCCTCGCACTACACCATGGGCTGGCTGCCCCTGCTCTCCCGGGCCGCCGCCCGGATCCCCGGCCTGGTCAACGCGCTCACCTCTTCCCGACTGGCCCCGGCCCTCAAACGGCTGGGCGGCATCGCCCCGCAGCGGGACCTCCCCCGCTTCGCCGCACAGACCTTCCTGACGTGGTTGCGCCACCGCACCCCCGGAGGCGACGGCCGGCGCGGCCCCGTCCTGCTGTGGGTCGACTCCTTCAACAACCACTTCAGCCCCGAAGTCCTCCGAGCCGGCGTGGCCGTGCTCGAAGACGCGGGCTACCGGGTGCAGGTCCCCGAGGGCACCCAGTGCTGCGGGCTCACCTGGCTCACCACCGGGCAGCTCGGCGTCGCCCGCCGAATCGCCCGGCGGACCGTCACCGCGCTGGCTCCCGCGGTCCGCGCCGGCATACCCGTCGTCGGGCTGGAGCCGAGCTGCACCGCGGCCCTCAAGAGCGACCTTCCCGAACTCCTCGACGGCGACGAAGAAGCCCGCGCCCTCTCCCGGGCCACCCGCACCCTCGCCGAACTCCTCGTGCACCACACGCCCGGCTGGCAGCCCCCGCGGATCGAGGCCCGCTCACTCAGCCAGACCCACTGCCACCAGCACGCCACCTCCGGCTTCGGCGCCGACAGCACGCTGCTGGCCCGTATGGGCATCGACAACACCACCCTCGATTCCGGCTGTTGCGGCCTCGCCGGCAACTTCGGTTTCGAGCGCGGCCACTACGACGTCTCGGTCGCCGCGGGCGAACAGGTGCTGCTCCCCGCGGTGCGCTCGGCCGCTGCCGACACCCGGATCCTGGCCGACGGCTTCAGCTGCCGCACCCAGATCGCCCAGCAGACCCCCCGCAGCGGCATCCATCTCGCCGAACTGATCGCCCAGGCACTGCCCCCGTCCGACACCTCGTCCTGA